A genomic region of Candidatus Baltobacteraceae bacterium contains the following coding sequences:
- a CDS encoding TM0106 family RecB-like putative nuclease translates to MQRIDGRFVFSASDLNNALECDHLIELEALAARGELQRPQPGQTAALLARKGDEHERRQLARYRERYGEGIVGFTPENGRTLASFAAAEQRTLAAMELGAPFIYQATFFDGEFLGRTDFLRRVERACVRWPWSYEVIDAKLALVPRPYYLVQLAHYSAHLARVQGTSPQQMHVVLGSGVERPFRVEDFAAYERHLRTRFVARMAQGVPPAYPLEVGHCEICRWYDRCAAQRQHDDHLSLVARIRHDQIARLEENGIATMSALAGPSARRPFGMDEGTFATLHSQAALQVAGRRDGSYVYELLDAPEGAGFELLPRPDDGDLFFDMEGDPLYALERGLEYLFGFHCADEQRYVSFWARTQAQERSAFEAAIDFIRERRARHPGMHVYHYAPYETTALRRLMGFYGTRERELDDLLRGQTFVDLFTVVRQTLRISQPSYSIKKLEPFYGMRRTTGVQRGDDSIVMFETWLAGGDNAILDDIERYNADDCRSTLLLRDWLLRLRAQYQTERGRALAWREVEPSQAPEDDGRSELAAQLLDGLEAPSSLTDLRARDERTRARWLLGHLLEYHAREAKPAYWKYYDRIENADRLVEFDHEALGGLKLRADVPPYKEKRSYVYTYTFPDQLHNLGTDKPYCPHARAGAGTIVSLDDDRNELRIKLSSSICPQELRALIPGMPVQTNEQRKALARIAQAYLDGSLTQSHPATLSLLLARAPRLRTPRATIQPDEIDVRSVGALIADLDGSHVAIQGPPGSGKSTLAAAVIADLLAAGKRIGIVAGGHKAIHNVLEKIESHTAKLGLRFRGIQKYSTTTEGSEYRSSDGASWIATTTSNESFAADHDLAAGTAWLFTRPEMAARYDYLFIDEAGQMSLGDALACSAAARNVVLLGDPLQLAAVSQGSHPPGTDLSILAHLLGPHETIDPREGIFLDRSYRMAPEICSFISHAVYEDRLHAAPVCARNAIDAPLWRGSGLRYIPVEHDGNTRVSEEEARVVTDTALALLRGVVTIGEKAPRPVCSADLIIVSPYNAQRKRIRHRLEEAGLGEIRVGTVDKFQGQEAAVVLYSMATSNEATLPRDLEFLFERNRLNVAISRAQCLSILVCSPALLSVRCSTPEQMELVNLLCAFVERAAPASGQLACNPV, encoded by the coding sequence ATGCAGCGCATCGACGGACGCTTCGTCTTCTCTGCCAGCGACCTGAACAACGCGCTCGAGTGCGATCATCTCATCGAACTCGAGGCTTTGGCGGCACGCGGCGAGCTGCAGCGTCCGCAGCCCGGTCAGACCGCCGCCCTGCTGGCGCGCAAAGGCGACGAGCACGAACGGCGCCAGCTCGCGCGCTACCGCGAACGCTATGGCGAAGGCATCGTCGGCTTTACGCCCGAGAACGGGCGGACACTCGCATCGTTCGCGGCGGCGGAGCAGCGGACGCTGGCGGCGATGGAGCTCGGAGCGCCCTTCATCTATCAAGCGACCTTCTTCGACGGCGAGTTTCTCGGACGCACCGACTTTCTGCGCCGCGTCGAACGCGCGTGCGTGCGCTGGCCGTGGAGCTATGAAGTCATCGACGCAAAACTTGCGCTCGTTCCTCGGCCCTACTATCTGGTTCAGCTCGCCCACTACAGCGCGCATCTGGCGCGCGTCCAAGGTACGAGCCCGCAGCAGATGCACGTCGTTCTCGGCAGCGGCGTCGAGCGGCCGTTTCGGGTCGAGGATTTCGCCGCGTACGAGCGGCATTTGCGGACGCGGTTCGTGGCGCGTATGGCGCAAGGCGTGCCGCCGGCCTATCCGCTCGAGGTCGGCCACTGCGAAATTTGCCGTTGGTACGACCGCTGCGCGGCACAACGACAGCACGACGATCATTTGAGTCTGGTCGCTCGCATTCGCCACGATCAAATAGCGCGGCTCGAGGAGAACGGCATCGCGACGATGAGCGCGCTCGCCGGCCCGTCGGCGCGCCGGCCGTTCGGGATGGACGAAGGAACTTTTGCCACGCTCCATTCACAAGCCGCATTACAAGTCGCCGGCCGGCGCGACGGGAGCTACGTCTACGAATTGCTCGATGCGCCTGAGGGCGCGGGCTTCGAGTTGCTTCCGCGGCCGGACGACGGCGATCTCTTTTTCGACATGGAGGGTGATCCGCTCTATGCGCTGGAGCGCGGGCTCGAATATCTCTTCGGATTTCACTGCGCGGACGAGCAGCGCTACGTTTCCTTCTGGGCGCGTACGCAAGCGCAGGAGCGCTCCGCGTTCGAGGCGGCGATCGATTTCATCCGCGAGCGGCGCGCACGCCACCCCGGCATGCACGTGTATCATTACGCGCCCTACGAAACCACTGCGCTGCGCCGGCTGATGGGTTTTTACGGAACGCGCGAGCGGGAACTCGACGATCTCTTGCGCGGGCAAACCTTCGTCGATCTCTTCACCGTCGTGCGTCAGACGCTGCGCATCTCGCAGCCGAGCTACTCGATCAAGAAACTCGAACCGTTTTACGGAATGCGGCGCACCACCGGCGTCCAGCGCGGCGACGATTCGATCGTGATGTTCGAGACGTGGCTCGCCGGCGGCGATAACGCGATCCTGGACGACATCGAACGCTATAATGCCGACGACTGCCGATCGACGCTGCTCTTACGCGATTGGCTGCTCCGGCTGCGGGCGCAATATCAAACCGAGCGCGGCCGCGCACTGGCTTGGCGCGAGGTCGAACCTTCACAAGCGCCCGAGGACGACGGGCGGAGCGAGTTGGCTGCGCAGCTGCTCGATGGCCTCGAGGCTCCATCCTCCCTGACCGATTTACGCGCGCGCGACGAGCGCACGCGGGCGCGTTGGCTGCTCGGCCACCTGCTCGAATACCACGCGCGCGAGGCCAAACCGGCGTACTGGAAATACTACGACCGGATCGAGAACGCCGATCGTTTGGTCGAGTTCGATCACGAAGCGCTCGGCGGGCTGAAATTGCGCGCCGACGTACCGCCCTACAAAGAAAAGCGCAGCTACGTCTACACCTACACGTTTCCCGATCAGCTGCACAATCTCGGCACCGACAAGCCCTACTGCCCGCACGCGCGTGCCGGAGCCGGAACGATCGTTTCGCTCGACGACGATCGCAACGAATTGCGGATCAAACTCAGCAGCTCGATTTGCCCGCAGGAGCTGCGCGCGCTGATTCCGGGAATGCCCGTGCAAACCAACGAGCAACGCAAGGCGCTGGCCCGGATTGCGCAGGCCTACCTCGACGGTTCGCTGACGCAGAGCCACCCTGCGACGCTCTCGCTGCTGCTCGCGCGCGCGCCGCGCTTGCGCACGCCGCGCGCAACGATCCAGCCCGACGAAATCGATGTACGTAGCGTCGGCGCGCTGATCGCCGATCTCGACGGCAGCCACGTGGCGATTCAAGGCCCTCCGGGCAGCGGCAAGAGTACGCTCGCGGCCGCGGTGATCGCCGATCTTCTTGCTGCCGGAAAACGGATCGGCATCGTCGCCGGCGGCCACAAAGCGATTCACAACGTGCTGGAGAAAATCGAATCGCACACCGCCAAGCTCGGGCTGCGGTTCCGCGGCATACAAAAGTACTCCACCACCACCGAGGGCTCAGAGTACCGCTCGAGCGATGGAGCGAGTTGGATAGCGACGACGACGTCGAACGAATCCTTTGCCGCGGACCACGATTTGGCAGCCGGTACCGCCTGGCTCTTCACCCGGCCCGAGATGGCCGCGCGCTACGATTATCTCTTCATCGACGAGGCCGGGCAGATGAGCTTGGGCGACGCGCTCGCCTGTTCGGCCGCCGCGCGCAATGTCGTCCTTCTGGGAGATCCGCTGCAGCTTGCGGCGGTCTCGCAGGGCTCGCATCCGCCCGGAACCGACCTCTCGATCCTTGCGCACCTGCTCGGGCCGCATGAAACGATCGATCCGCGCGAGGGAATTTTTCTCGATCGTTCCTATCGGATGGCGCCGGAGATTTGCTCGTTCATCTCGCACGCCGTCTACGAAGACCGCCTCCACGCAGCTCCCGTTTGCGCACGCAACGCGATCGACGCACCGCTCTGGCGCGGGAGCGGATTGCGATACATACCGGTCGAGCACGACGGCAACACGCGCGTCTCCGAGGAAGAAGCGCGCGTCGTCACCGACACGGCACTTGCGCTTTTGCGCGGCGTCGTGACGATCGGTGAGAAGGCGCCGCGGCCGGTCTGCAGCGCCGACCTCATCATCGTCTCGCCCTACAACGCGCAGCGCAAGCGAATTCGCCACCGCCTGGAGGAGGCGGGGCTAGGCGAGATCCGTGTCGGCACGGTCGATAAGTTCCAGGGTCAAGAGGCGGCGGTCGTGCTGTATTCGATGGCAACCTCCAACGAGGCGACGCTCCCGCGCGACCTGGAGTTTCTCTTCGAGCGCAATCGCCTCAACGTAGCCATCTCGCGCGCACAGTGCTTGAGCATATTGGTCTGTTCACCCGCCCTGCTCAGCGTACGGTGCTCGACGCCCGAGCAGATGGAGCTGGTAAACCTGCTCTGCGCCTTCGTCGAGCGTGCCGCCCCGGCGAGCGGTCAGCTTGCTTGCAATCCCGTCTAA